A DNA window from Rhizobium jaguaris contains the following coding sequences:
- a CDS encoding heme ABC transporter permease, translating into MSDISPAISRFSDLANPTRFLALSARLIPWLAAISAVLFAIGLYLAFSTEGDYQQGDTVRIMYIHVPAAWLSMMCYTIMSMSAIGTLVWRHPLADVSAKAAAPLGAAFTLVALVTGSLWGKPMWGTYWVWDARLTSVFILFLMYLGLIALNRAMDDPSKAARLTAVLILVGFVNIPIIKFSVDWWNTLHQSESIMRLDGPTIDAQFLWPLFTMALAFTLLFFTLHLMAIRNEIWRRRIAAQRRLAARMAAREE; encoded by the coding sequence ATGAGCGATATCAGCCCCGCTATCAGCCGATTTTCCGACCTCGCCAACCCGACGCGGTTCCTGGCGCTTTCGGCGCGTCTGATCCCCTGGCTGGCGGCGATTTCTGCCGTGCTTTTCGCAATCGGCCTTTATCTCGCCTTCTCGACCGAGGGCGACTACCAGCAGGGCGACACCGTCCGCATCATGTATATCCACGTGCCGGCGGCCTGGCTGTCGATGATGTGCTATACGATCATGAGCATGTCGGCGATCGGCACCTTGGTCTGGCGCCATCCGCTTGCCGATGTCTCAGCCAAGGCTGCCGCTCCCCTCGGCGCTGCCTTCACGCTGGTCGCCCTCGTTACCGGCTCGCTTTGGGGCAAGCCGATGTGGGGAACCTATTGGGTCTGGGACGCGAGGCTCACTTCGGTTTTCATTCTCTTCCTGATGTATCTCGGCCTGATCGCGCTGAACCGTGCCATGGACGATCCGTCCAAGGCAGCGCGTCTCACCGCCGTGCTGATCCTTGTCGGCTTCGTCAACATTCCGATCATCAAGTTCTCCGTCGACTGGTGGAACACGCTGCATCAATCGGAAAGCATCATGCGCCTGGACGGCCCGACCATCGATGCGCAGTTCCTCTGGCCGCTTTTCACCATGGCGCTTGCCTTTACGCTGCTGTTCTTCACGCTGCATCTGATGGCGATCCGCAACGAGATCTGGCGTCGCCGCATTGCCGCGCAGCGCCGTCTCGCCGCCCGCATGGCTGCCCGAGAGGAATAG